The Acidobacteriota bacterium genome has a window encoding:
- a CDS encoding TonB-dependent receptor, which translates to MRKQEKKTHHAVSKLTGVTLWLMVWCICSLGQVGQPGQRGNELIGRITDSRQSVVANVLVIAFNVASGQLFNAETDKSGNYRISGLPDGTYRVSASSAGFATASSAIRLQGGQAQLDFVLVPGAIAETLVIAAGKGSARAANDTPQTVTVTGAADLELRRPNSTLAALELTPNLTAVSSNPMGQRPRLRGMTSNRLLILVDGERLNNMRTDPFSGLAPSIVDVTQVQAAEVVSGAGSSLYGSDALGGTINLVTRAPERVASEQYLSFRLDGDARDNGPFRRGATTLSWSGKQVAARASGSLFRAGNYHSGDSAISLADVVRLGNFATAMGNAVGNNVALTYGVWNLPANGEIANSQSHGFNDQIDVWFFPSSRHSLRARGLNSQHYQLGLPLLAIPFDGRNQYNGFRRLDKNGLSYEGRELANWLPRVAISFYRQKFAFSDDNLVSAINENSSWMVVADPTLPTGGQTVLTGRASTFSPSNFTAGKTAVTSYGFDAQASFLPWRGLVVTSGLGYLRDDSADEFSRRDYQLGAPVITGRATNPDAVYRNLGWFNLVEAEPRSWVRLTGGLRLDNWQTNARITQGFPLSTESLLLNLSLSKLLANPGQINLEGLQGLTTLVEGQQGIGTNRTVLTGNGSLVFRLPGRVNPYLRIGNSYREPGVTERYLFRNFGSRTFSVLLVGNTALKPERGKSIEAGVKTQGERWRAGAGYFRQELTDFLRLGFGNALFVPADPARGLDPVSPALPLHGILFAQRANAARARIQGVEAEYEVSLDLHQLLPKLALGTLTPFGTAGWLKGSDLSPDPNALELIRRFYGRSDTPIPLRASATDAPLSGITPFRGVFGARYSNTTATWIGEYQARYQARVTRADPLDLATDIATQYGSLASLSSLTKHSLRIGYSHRWERSRVLITGGIENLTDRLYFDQFQNAPAPGRTFVFGLTLELTKTLTGK; encoded by the coding sequence ATGCGAAAGCAAGAGAAGAAAACCCATCACGCGGTATCTAAATTAACTGGCGTAACCTTGTGGTTGATGGTTTGGTGCATCTGCTCGCTGGGGCAAGTGGGGCAACCGGGGCAACGAGGAAATGAACTGATTGGCCGAATCACCGATTCGCGCCAATCTGTGGTTGCCAATGTATTGGTGATAGCGTTTAACGTTGCCAGCGGCCAGCTTTTCAATGCGGAAACAGACAAGTCCGGAAATTACCGGATCAGCGGGTTGCCGGACGGCACTTATCGCGTATCGGCCAGCAGCGCTGGGTTTGCCACCGCCAGCAGCGCGATTCGTTTGCAGGGCGGACAGGCGCAACTGGATTTCGTGCTCGTTCCCGGAGCCATTGCCGAAACGCTGGTCATTGCGGCGGGGAAAGGCAGCGCTCGCGCAGCGAATGACACGCCGCAAACCGTGACTGTAACCGGGGCCGCCGATTTGGAGTTACGCCGTCCAAATTCAACCCTAGCCGCGTTGGAATTGACTCCCAACCTGACCGCCGTCAGTTCCAATCCGATGGGCCAACGCCCGCGATTGCGCGGAATGACCTCCAACCGGTTGCTGATTCTGGTGGACGGCGAACGACTGAACAACATGCGCACGGATCCGTTTTCCGGCCTCGCTCCGAGCATTGTGGATGTAACGCAGGTGCAGGCGGCGGAAGTGGTCAGCGGCGCGGGATCGAGCCTGTATGGCTCCGACGCGCTTGGCGGCACGATCAATCTGGTGACGCGCGCGCCCGAGCGCGTTGCTTCGGAACAGTACCTGAGCTTTCGATTGGATGGCGATGCGCGGGACAACGGGCCTTTTCGCCGCGGCGCAACCACTTTGTCGTGGAGCGGAAAACAGGTCGCCGCGCGCGCCAGCGGTTCGTTGTTCAGGGCGGGCAATTACCATTCGGGCGATTCGGCCATCTCACTTGCGGACGTGGTTCGGCTTGGCAATTTTGCAACTGCGATGGGCAACGCCGTTGGCAATAACGTGGCATTGACCTACGGCGTGTGGAATCTGCCAGCCAATGGCGAAATTGCCAACAGCCAGTCGCACGGGTTCAATGACCAAATTGATGTTTGGTTCTTTCCTTCGTCGCGCCATTCCCTGCGCGCGCGTGGGTTGAACAGCCAGCACTATCAATTGGGACTGCCGCTGCTTGCGATTCCGTTTGACGGCAGAAATCAGTACAACGGGTTTCGCCGGCTGGACAAAAACGGACTTAGTTACGAAGGCCGTGAACTCGCAAATTGGTTGCCCCGCGTCGCGATCAGTTTTTACCGCCAAAAATTCGCCTTCTCCGATGACAACCTGGTTTCGGCGATCAATGAAAACAGCAGTTGGATGGTCGTCGCCGACCCGACCTTGCCAACCGGCGGGCAGACCGTGCTGACCGGACGTGCTTCGACGTTTTCGCCGAGCAACTTCACCGCCGGAAAAACTGCTGTGACGTCTTACGGATTCGACGCCCAAGCCAGCTTCCTGCCCTGGCGCGGATTGGTGGTGACCAGCGGGCTGGGATATTTGCGCGATGATTCGGCGGATGAATTTTCGCGGCGGGATTATCAACTGGGAGCGCCTGTGATTACGGGCAGGGCAACGAATCCCGACGCCGTGTATCGCAATCTGGGCTGGTTCAATTTGGTCGAAGCGGAGCCGCGTTCCTGGGTGCGTCTAACCGGCGGGTTGCGGTTGGACAATTGGCAAACCAACGCTCGCATCACGCAGGGCTTTCCGCTCAGCACCGAATCGCTGTTGCTGAATTTGTCGTTGTCAAAACTGTTGGCCAATCCAGGCCAAATCAACCTGGAAGGATTGCAGGGACTGACGACGTTGGTGGAAGGGCAACAAGGCATCGGCACCAATCGCACGGTTTTGACTGGCAATGGCAGCCTGGTGTTTCGATTGCCCGGACGCGTCAATCCCTATTTGCGAATCGGCAACAGTTACCGCGAACCGGGCGTGACGGAGCGGTATTTGTTCAGGAATTTCGGCTCGCGCACGTTCAGCGTGTTGCTGGTAGGCAATACGGCGCTCAAACCCGAACGCGGCAAAAGCATTGAAGCAGGCGTCAAAACCCAGGGAGAACGCTGGCGCGCGGGCGCAGGGTATTTTCGGCAGGAACTGACGGACTTTCTTCGTCTGGGGTTTGGCAATGCGCTCTTTGTTCCGGCGGATCCTGCACGCGGGCTCGATCCGGTTTCGCCTGCGTTGCCGCTGCACGGCATTCTGTTTGCCCAGCGCGCCAACGCTGCACGCGCGCGCATTCAAGGGGTTGAAGCAGAATACGAGGTGAGCCTGGATTTGCATCAGCTTTTGCCGAAATTGGCGCTCGGCACGTTGACGCCCTTTGGAACCGCCGGTTGGTTGAAAGGTTCGGATTTGAGTCCTGATCCCAACGCGCTGGAATTGATCCGCCGGTTTTACGGGCGTTCCGACACGCCCATTCCGTTACGGGCTTCGGCAACTGATGCTCCGCTGTCGGGAATCACGCCGTTTCGCGGCGTATTCGGCGCGCGTTACAGCAACACGACTGCAACGTGGATTGGCGAATATCAGGCGCGCTACCAAGCTCGTGTCACGCGCGCTGATCCGCTCGATCTGGCCACGGATATCGCCACGCAATATGGCTCGCTGGCCAGTTTGAGTTCGCTGACCAAACATTCACTGCGAATTGGATATTCACACCGCTGGGAAAGATCCCGCGTGTTGATAACCGGCGGAATCGAAAATCTGACCGACCGGCTGTATTTCGATCAGTTTCAAAACGCCCCGGCGCCCGGACGCACCTTTGTATTCGGACTCACCCTGGAGCTGACGAAAACTTTGACAGGCAAGTGA
- a CDS encoding zinc-dependent alcohol dehydrogenase family protein → MKASILRAVAPIETNPLRLIELPVPQPGNGQVLIEVSACGVCRTDLHVIEGELPERHLPIIPGHQIVGRVERLGANVANLKINDRVGVPWLHQTCGQCEFCRNDKENLCERASFTGYTVNGGYAEYAVAPANFIYSIPDSFDDIQAAPLLCAGIIGFRSLRLSGIGGNSPGRKLGLYGFGAAAHVTIQVARHWGVDVYAFTRDVRHRQLAHQLGAVWTGDSNDVPPVKMDSIIIFAPAGELVLSALNVLNKGGTLALGGIHMSQIPPIDYRLLYHERVMRSVTNNTRQDGLDFLRVAAEIPIKTEVQPFDLSESNAALNALKHDAVRGAAVIMI, encoded by the coding sequence ATGAAAGCCTCAATTCTTCGCGCAGTGGCACCAATCGAAACCAACCCGCTCCGACTCATTGAATTGCCGGTGCCGCAACCGGGCAATGGCCAGGTTTTAATCGAAGTCAGTGCTTGCGGCGTCTGTCGTACGGACTTGCACGTCATTGAAGGCGAATTGCCTGAACGCCATCTACCGATTATTCCTGGCCACCAGATTGTGGGGCGGGTTGAACGTCTCGGCGCCAATGTCGCAAACCTGAAAATCAACGACCGTGTAGGCGTTCCCTGGCTTCATCAAACCTGCGGTCAATGCGAATTTTGTCGCAATGACAAAGAGAATTTGTGCGAACGCGCCTCATTCACCGGGTATACCGTCAACGGCGGATATGCTGAGTATGCCGTCGCCCCGGCGAATTTTATTTATTCCATCCCTGACTCATTCGACGACATACAGGCTGCGCCGCTGTTGTGCGCAGGCATCATCGGCTTCCGTTCACTGCGGCTTTCGGGCATTGGCGGGAATAGTCCCGGACGAAAATTGGGGCTTTATGGTTTTGGCGCGGCAGCGCACGTCACCATTCAAGTGGCGCGGCACTGGGGCGTTGATGTATATGCTTTTACTCGTGATGTGCGGCATCGCCAGCTTGCACATCAGCTCGGCGCGGTGTGGACCGGCGACAGCAACGACGTTCCCCCCGTCAAAATGGATAGCATCATCATCTTTGCGCCCGCCGGAGAACTGGTGCTTTCTGCGCTGAACGTGTTGAACAAAGGCGGAACACTGGCACTCGGTGGCATTCACATGAGCCAGATTCCACCAATTGATTATCGGCTGCTTTACCACGAGCGAGTGATGCGAAGCGTAACAAACAACACGCGGCAGGACGGCTTGGACTTTCTGCGCGTGGCGGCTGAGATTCCGATCAAGACAGAGGTGCAACCATTCGACCTTTCCGAATCCAACGCGGCGCTCAACGCGCTCAAACATGATGCTGTGCGAGGTGCAGCAGTCATTATGATTTGA
- a CDS encoding VTT domain-containing protein: MKRYWTAVGAMIGLFLLLFFLAEWLHIPLLTDPSPWMGQGGIVAALIGVGLLIADVLLPVPSSLVMIAHGALFGVGIGTLLSLLGSVGAALTGFALGRRGGKLLDRIVTVEERERVEQMLEQWGALAIVVTRPVPLLAETTAVMAGASAMSWQRLTIASVVGSIPPSLLYALTGSVAASFQNITLMFCFIMFVSAAFWFISRKLAQPRIAKDSG, encoded by the coding sequence ATGAAACGTTACTGGACGGCGGTCGGAGCAATGATTGGATTGTTTCTGCTGCTGTTTTTCCTGGCGGAGTGGTTGCACATTCCGTTGCTGACCGATCCATCTCCCTGGATGGGACAGGGCGGAATCGTAGCAGCCTTGATCGGTGTGGGTTTGCTGATTGCCGACGTGTTGCTGCCTGTGCCTTCCAGTCTGGTGATGATCGCGCACGGCGCATTGTTTGGCGTTGGAATCGGAACGCTGCTTTCGCTGTTAGGCAGCGTCGGCGCGGCGTTGACGGGATTTGCCTTGGGCAGGCGCGGCGGCAAATTGCTTGACCGAATCGTCACGGTGGAAGAGCGCGAGCGCGTGGAGCAGATGCTGGAACAGTGGGGAGCGTTGGCGATTGTCGTGACTCGGCCGGTTCCGTTGTTGGCGGAAACTACGGCAGTGATGGCCGGCGCGTCGGCGATGAGCTGGCAACGCCTGACCATCGCGTCTGTGGTCGGTTCGATCCCGCCTTCGCTGTTGTATGCGCTGACCGGATCGGTCGCCGCCAGTTTTCAGAATATCACCCTGATGTTCTGTTTCATCATGTTTGTTTCCGCCGCGTTCTGGTTCATCAGCCGCAAACTGGCGCAGCCGCGAATTGCAAAGGATTCGGGATAA
- a CDS encoding SDR family oxidoreductase, with protein MTKAAVAGLTRGLARDLGPRGITVNTIQPGPIATDMNPEDGPFADTMKSYLAVKRYGHEEEIAGLVAYLASPEAAYITGASLTIDGGFAA; from the coding sequence ATGACCAAAGCTGCGGTGGCAGGATTGACGCGTGGATTGGCTCGCGATTTGGGCCCGCGCGGGATCACCGTCAATACCATCCAACCCGGCCCAATCGCGACCGACATGAACCCCGAAGACGGGCCATTTGCCGACACGATGAAAAGCTACCTGGCAGTGAAGCGATACGGCCATGAGGAAGAGATCGCAGGCTTGGTTGCCTATCTGGCCAGCCCCGAAGCCGCCTACATCACCGGGGCGAGCTTGACCATTGACGGCGGGTTCGCCGCTTAA
- a CDS encoding UBP-type zinc finger domain-containing protein, with translation MSEAVCVHLAAIQTVKHAKRRVCAECVKTDDQWVHLRTCQECGVTLCCDSSPNHHATRHAKASGHPVIASAEPGERWLYCYPDDAVAEY, from the coding sequence ATGTCAGAAGCTGTTTGCGTTCACCTCGCGGCAATTCAGACTGTCAAACATGCAAAACGCCGCGTTTGCGCAGAATGCGTAAAGACTGACGACCAATGGGTTCACTTGCGCACATGCCAGGAATGCGGTGTGACATTGTGTTGCGATAGTTCGCCGAACCATCACGCCACCCGGCACGCAAAAGCCAGCGGCCATCCCGTCATCGCTTCCGCGGAACCCGGAGAACGCTGGCTATACTGTTACCCGGATGATGCCGTCGCAGAGTATTGA
- a CDS encoding DUF4126 family protein — protein sequence MTIYLLAMLIGMIAGLRAMTAPAAISWAVWWGWLDVSGTWLSFLGNIWARVILTIFALGELVTDQLPSTPSRTVPVQFGTRIVTGALSGAAVGAGSGAMIGGLIAGVVGAIIGTLGGRRFRGWLAASFKNDRPAALIEDVVAIGGALLIGVALR from the coding sequence ATGACGATTTATTTGCTTGCAATGCTAATTGGGATGATTGCGGGGTTGCGCGCCATGACTGCGCCAGCGGCGATAAGTTGGGCGGTCTGGTGGGGCTGGCTTGATGTGAGCGGAACCTGGCTGTCCTTTCTGGGGAATATTTGGGCGCGTGTGATCCTGACGATTTTTGCGCTTGGCGAGTTGGTGACGGATCAACTGCCCTCCACACCCAGCCGCACGGTGCCTGTTCAATTCGGTACTCGGATTGTGACGGGGGCGCTTTCCGGAGCGGCAGTCGGAGCCGGAAGCGGGGCGATGATTGGCGGACTGATCGCGGGCGTTGTGGGAGCCATTATCGGCACCCTTGGCGGGCGAAGATTTCGCGGATGGTTGGCGGCATCTTTCAAAAATGATCGCCCCGCCGCTTTGATCGAAGACGTTGTGGCAATTGGCGGCGCGCTGCTGATTGGGGTGGCGCTGCGCTGA
- a CDS encoding carboxymuconolactone decarboxylase family protein — MERRLDYAKTAPGASRAMYALHKYVEESGLEHSLLELVKTRASQINGCAYCIDMHTKDARARGETEQRLYALSAWHETPFFTDRERAALAWTEAVTLVNETHVPDAVFAEARQHFGEAELVNLTMAIIAINGWNRLAISFREVAGSYQSPANIGKSRDKRDDN, encoded by the coding sequence ATGGAACGACGATTGGATTACGCCAAAACCGCGCCGGGCGCGTCGCGGGCAATGTACGCGCTGCACAAATATGTCGAGGAAAGTGGACTGGAACATTCGCTGCTGGAACTGGTCAAAACACGCGCTTCGCAGATCAACGGCTGTGCGTACTGCATTGACATGCATACGAAAGATGCGCGAGCGCGGGGCGAAACCGAACAGCGGCTGTATGCCTTGAGCGCCTGGCATGAAACGCCTTTTTTCACTGACCGGGAACGCGCGGCGCTGGCCTGGACGGAAGCCGTCACGCTGGTCAACGAAACCCACGTGCCGGACGCGGTCTTTGCCGAAGCGCGGCAACATTTCGGCGAAGCGGAATTGGTCAATCTGACGATGGCCATCATTGCAATCAATGGGTGGAACCGGCTGGCAATTTCGTTTCGCGAAGTCGCAGGGAGCTATCAATCACCCGCGAACATTGGCAAATCAAGAGACAAGCGCGATGATAACTGA